In Oncorhynchus clarkii lewisi isolate Uvic-CL-2024 chromosome 16, UVic_Ocla_1.0, whole genome shotgun sequence, one genomic interval encodes:
- the LOC139368185 gene encoding fibroblast growth factor 21 produces MSLCAHISLFSCSLLGLLSLSISSYIPDSNPLLLFNDQVRERHLYTDNQRKELFLEMTPDGKVTGSPAQTSHSVLEMRSVREGETVIKGVSSSLFLCVDSIGQLRGQSHYTEADCTFRELLLADGYSRFFSSHHKLYVSLTSKGSTPQHGLPFHRFLPLRNILVSRSMTNTAENQQQNQQQLDLDSDNPFGRGLTGVVSPQFSRDK; encoded by the exons ATGTCCTTGTGTGCACACATCTCCCTGTTCTCCTGCTCCCTTCTgggcctcctatctctctctatatcatcaTATATTCCTGACTCCAACCCACTCCTGCTCTTCAATGATCAAGTCAGAGAAAGACATCTCTACACAG ataatCAAAGAAAAGAACTGTTTCTGGAGATGACCCCAGATGGAAAAGTGACAGGAAGCCCTGCTCAGACCTCTCACA GTGTGTTGGAGATGAGGTCAGTTCGAGAAGGTGAGACAGTTATCAAGGGTGTGTCCTCATCCCTTTTTCTCTGTGTGGACAGCATTGGCCAGTTGAGGGGACAG AGCCACTACACAGAGGCTGACTGCACCTTCAGAGAGCTGCTGCTAGCTGATGGATACTCTCGTTTCTTCTCTTCACATCACAAACTTTATGTGTCCCTCACCTCAAAAGGCTCCACACCGCAACATGGGCTCCCGTTCCATCGGTTCCTACCCCTGAGAAACATTTTGGTATCTAGAAGTATGACGAATACAGCtgaaaatcaacaacagaatcagCAACAGCTTGACCTGGACTCAGATAACCCTTTCGGCAGGGGTCTCACTGGTGTTGTCAGTCCACAGTTCTCCAGGGATAAGTGA
- the LOC139367518 gene encoding potassium voltage-gated channel subfamily A member 2-like, which translates to MENNDPEGGGEGGRRDIEEGEKDKRLKNQLNSEEKGEKENQVGGEKERKRVSRRSGSLWRSGWAPSERLAINVSGMRYETQLRTLAQFPDSMLGDPRRRLRYFDPLRKELFLDRNRACFDAILYFYQSGGRLRRPANVPLDIFIDELYFYELGEEIMARFKEDEGFPKEEAPSLPVNEVQRSLWMLFEHPESSSGARIIAIVSVMVIVVSILIFCLETLPDFRSEKELREEYFYKYHAHHKNISMHMLPPASVFQDPFFLVETICICWFSFELFMRFICSPSKMHFFKDVMNVIDFTAILPFFVTLITELSKDTENAPGMSLAIIRVIRLVRVFRIFKLSRHSKGLQILGQTLRASMRELGLLIFFLFIGVIIFASAVFFAEADHKDTAFVSIPGAFWWAVVTMTTVGYGDMYPETVWGKLVGSMCAIAGVLTISLPVPVIVSNFSYFYHRETECEDQTQYTHVRTSLWGDEEHEKGEEGEEEGDGEGDYNAIEGICNPLNRTLLGGLCTGQSRESSGAKMYLREPLVTQV; encoded by the exons ATGGAAAACAACGACCCAgaaggaggtggagaaggaggaaggagagacatagaagaaggagagaaagacaaaCGGCTGAAGAACCAACTCAACAGTGAGGAGAAGGGCGAGAAAGAGAACCAAGTGGGcggtgagaaggagaggaagcGGGTGAGCCGGCGGTCCGGATCACTGTGGAGGAGCGGCTGGGCACCGAGCGAACGTCTTGCGATCAACGTCTCAGGGATGCGCTACGAGACCCAGCTCCGCACCTTGGCCCAGTTCCCAGACTCTATGCTGGGCGACCCCAGGCGGCGGCTTCGCTACTTCGACCCATTGCGCAAGGAGCTCTTCTTGGACCGCAACCGGGCCTGTTTTGACGCCATCCTCTACTTCTACCAGTCGGGCGGACGGCTCCGGCGGCCCGCCAACGTGCCCCTGGACATTTTCATTGACGAGCTGTATTTCTATGAGCTGGGCGAGGAGATCATGGCACGCTTCAAGGAGGATGAGGGTTTCCCCAAGGAGGAAGCCCCATCGCTGCCCGTCAACGAGGTCCAGCGGAGTCTGTGGATGCTTTTCGAGCACCCGGAGTCGTCATCGGGCGCGCGCATCATCGCCATCGTCAGCGTCATGGTGATCGTGGTGTCCATCCTCATCTTCTGCCTAGAGACGCTGCCTGACTTCAGGAGCGAGAAGGAGCTTCGTGAG GAGTACTTCTACAAGTACCACGCCCACCACAAGAACATCTCCATGCACATGCTTCCCCCTGCCAGTGTCTTCCAGGATCCCTTCTTCCTGGTGGAGACTATATGTATCTGCTGGTTCTCTTTTGAGCTGTTCATGCGTTTCATCTGCTCGCCCAGCAAGATGCACTTTTTCAAGGACGTGATGAACGTCATCGACTTTACCGCCATCCTGCCCTTCTTCGTGACACTGATCACCGAGCTCTCCAAGGACACGGAGAACGCACCGGGAATGTCACTGGCCATCATCCGTGTAATCCGGTTAGTCAGAGTGTTCAGGATCTTCAAGCTGTCCCGCCACTCCAAGGGCCTGCAGATCCTGGGCCAGACGCTGAGGGCCAGCATGCGTGAGCTAGGCCTACTCATCTTTTTCCTCTTCATTGGCGTCATCATCTTCGCCAGCGCCGTCTTCTTCGCAGAGGCCGACCACAAGGACACCGCGTTTGTCAGCATCCCCGGCGCCTTCTGGTGGGCTGTGGTTACCATGACCACCGTGGGCTACGGTGACATGTACCCAGAGACGGTGTGGGGCAAGCTGGTTGGCTCCATGTGCGCCATCGCCGGCGTGCTTACCATCTCGCTGCCCGTGCCCGTCATCGTGTCCAACTTCAGCTACTTCTATCACCGCGAGACGGAGTGCGAGGACCAAACCCAGTACACACACGTCAGGACCTCGCTGTGGGGGGACGAGGAGCATGAGAAGGgcgaggaaggggaggaagaaggGGACGGAGAAGGAGATTACAATGCCATAGAGGGCATCTGCAACCCTCTGAATAGGACTCTGTTGGGGGGGCTGTGCACTGGGCAGAGCAGGGAGTCGAGTGGGGCAAAGATGTACCTCAGGGAACCCCTGGTAACTCAGGTGTGA